The genomic segment TACAGTGCGTCCCCAGGTCGTGGTTATGGTTCCGGAGTGGTCCAGGTGTTGAAGAAGCTGTCCTCCCCTCAGCTCAGCGATGTGTACCAGCCAGCCAGGGACCAGTTTAACGGTCGAGGCTCCTTTGGAAACGGAGGAGCCATGAGGGCAGCCCCTTTCGCTCTGGCTTTTCCTGTTGCAGCTGATGTTAAAAGGGTGAGCAGTGAGACCTCAGGGCAAAAAACACACCCTGGGTTACATGCATGTTAAAGCTGAACACATTTTATGAACTGCAATGTCCAAAAGTTCAGCAATTCTTAAGTACATTTgtgctaatttaatttaaactctCAACTTTAGCCTTGAACCTATATGAAAGTGagaaacatttaattatttacactttgtgttttgcacCTACTTTCATGAATCTAgaacaaaatgtctaaatactTTATCCAAGTTGAAATTGAAAGTACATTTTATGCCAAGCCTCAGATCACTGAAATGCAGATGGAATAAAGATTAAAACAATTACATTCATTAATCAAGtctcaaataaataaagtaattgaaGTCAGCTTTGATTTTAAGTCATGTATCTTGAGTCTTAATCTCTGCAgttaatgttattttctttgGAGTTAATCTCCAACATTTATATGATATAGTTTGAGAATAACCAACTCAGcaaatttaaacaaatgtatttatttaatgtatttgtattcaaatgtatttttatattctacTCAAGCATATTTTTAGGCTACAGTTCCCCAAAAAATTCACAGTTCGGTTTCATATCACGGTTTTTGGTTAACGCTTTTTGGTTCAGTTCCGTCACTTTTGGTACCTATATAGTAAGTACCTCTATAGccagtttaaatttttttaatagaatcATTCAATCCCTTATATACCTGTATTTACCATCTTTCTGAAATGCTCTTTTATCGACTGTCACTTTTACGTCCCATTCCGAAAAGGCCTTTTTTCTGCATTGATGCATTGATTTTCTgaatttttgatacttttatagTGTCTATATAACACTTAGACCTGCTTTATATAGGAATCTCACTTTCTACAATATCGGACCCTTAATGTAATGAATATCTTCAGGAAAAGATGGTATGATATATTTGCACAGCACAAAATAATGTTTCTCCTTATTTGGCTGAAAACCATGTCAATATCATCAATATCTTGATTTTTGTCTCGATTATGAATGATGATAAAAGAGTTGTACTGCAAGATCTGCTGTCTTGTTGGTGCAGAGTTGGTTtgatttttacctctttttctCTTCAGTTCGCCCGTCTGGGTGCCATGCTCACTCACTCCTGCTCTCTGGGCTATAATGGAGCAGTGCTGCAGGCGTTAGCGGTGCACCTCTCCCTGCAGGGGGCGCTCGACCTGCCCCAGCAGTTTATCAGCAGGCTAATCACAGAGATGGAGGAAGTGGAGGGTGATGAAGCGACACGCAACGATGCCAGAATGTGAGTTCTACATGAATAAAGTCTCCTCTAAGAGGTCAGAGATGTAATCTGATGTTTGGGGtgcaaattgttttgtttttttcatcgtcaaactttttttttttctgtccagtCTAAAAGAAGCAGAGAAGCCATTCTGTGAGCGTCTCCACAGAGTTAGAGACCTGATGGACAGGAGCAAGGTCAGCATAGAGGAGGTCATTTCTGAACTGGGTCAGTATCTCTTGAtctttgacttttattttgactttttgtttagtttttcccAGGCTTTTCATCAGCTATCCATTCTTTTCTGTCCCTCTGTTTTCAAACAACAATGattttatacatacagtatCTTGTTGACttacagattttattttatttaggttCTGTTTAAGATAGAGCAAAGGATTGTTTCAGTAAGGTGTGATGGGAATATCTTCTGTGTTGCAGGCCCACTGAACCCagctacaaccctgattccaaaaagttgggattttgtctaaaaataaaataaaacagaatgcaaatatatacatatgtacatTTCAAAACTGTATAAAGACAttatattttatggtaaaagtgataaacttattttttttgctaatacacaaatatgatgcattctatttttcattgttttacacagtgtcccaactctTTTGAACCCAGGGTTATGTAATGATCATTTTTGCCGTGTGAGCAGCTAATTTTCTAATCTCGTTCAAAATTTCCTGCCTTACCCTCCAGGTAATGGCATTGCGGCGCTCCACTCAGTCCCCACTGCCATCTTCTGCGTCCTCCACTGCCTACAGCCCCGAGAATGCCTTCCAGAGAGCTACGGGGGCCTGGAGAGGACGATAGCATACAGTCTGGCCCTGGGAGGGGACACAGACACCATAGCCTGCATGGCGGGGGCCATCGCTGGGGCACACTACGGCATCGAGGCTATTCCTCAGTCGTGGATAAAGTGCTGCGAGGGGGCGGAGGATGCAGACATGAACGCAGAGCGACTTCACATGCTGTACCACCAGTCAGCACAGGGAGGCGGCAGTGGGAAGGGGGAGCAGAAAACCT from the Centropristis striata isolate RG_2023a ecotype Rhode Island chromosome 16, C.striata_1.0, whole genome shotgun sequence genome contains:
- the adprs gene encoding ADP-ribosylhydrolase ARH3; translation: MAMTAVRAAAAAGGPASLSRFRGALVAAVLGDCVGGEFEGAEEVPMESVLQHLSSLDDESKGNGILEYSDDTAMARCVVQSLLTRAGYDERDMARRFAKEYSASPGRGYGSGVVQVLKKLSSPQLSDVYQPARDQFNGRGSFGNGGAMRAAPFALAFPVAADVKRFARLGAMLTHSCSLGYNGAVLQALAVHLSLQGALDLPQQFISRLITEMEEVEGDEATRNDARILKEAEKPFCERLHRVRDLMDRSKVSIEEVISELGNGIAALHSVPTAIFCVLHCLQPRECLPESYGGLERTIAYSLALGGDTDTIACMAGAIAGAHYGIEAIPQSWIKCCEGAEDADMNAERLHMLYHQSAQGGGSGKGEQKTCEDASESKSNASNGTEKKTANE